The stretch of DNA TGATTTATCAAATGTAGCAAACCGCCGCTTACTCCAAGGGAAGTGCCAAGAGAAATACCCAAAACGATGTATCCAGATTGTGCTATAGAAGACCAAGCAAGTAAACTTTTTGCATCTTCTTCTCTTATTGCAATGAATGTGCCTATGATGATAGTTAAAGCACTCATCCATTGCAAAATATACATAACTATTGAATTATTGAAAACCGCTGGCATTATTTTTAAGAAAAGATTTAAACCAAAAAGAGAAAAGGCAAGAACAACTAAAATATAGATTGCAGTCTTTTTTACAACCGTTGAGAGAATCACAGAAACAGAATCGGGTGCTTCAGAGTAAGCAGAAGGAGCCCACACATGGAAAGGCATAATCGTTGCCTCAATCAAAATACCAATCAAAAAGAAGGCAAAAACCAAAACAACAAAAGTAGGTGAAGCATTACCAAGGAACGCTGCGATTTCTGTATAACCAAAGTTGTGGACTTTTGTAAAAAGTAAAATTATAGCAGCAAGCAAAAAGTTTGCTCCGATTAAAGCCCAAGATATGTATTTAACCGAAGCCTTACTTGACCCACTATAACCCTTTTGAATAAGGAAATAAGTAAAAACTGCAATTAGTTCGAAGAAAATGAAGAATGTTAAAATGTCTTTTGCAAGTAGGACACCAAAAACAGAACCCTCTAAGAACATGAATTCAAGAACTGCTAAATCTGATTCATCTTTATTTGCAAATTCAAACAAAAGAAATATACCTGCAAGGAAGAACATCAAAGTAAAAAGTAAAAGAAGGGTAAACGATAAAGCATTAATCCCTAAAAATAAATTGTAGCCAAAAACAGTTGCATATGGCATGAAATCAACAGAATTATTGAAATACGGGTAAAGCTCTAAAAAAGGAAGTGCTAAGAAGATAATGTAGAATATATTACGCACATACCTATGAAGTGCTGATCCTGCATAGGAAAGTAATCCCCCAAAGAAAGGAGTAAGTAAAATCGTAAGTAATGAAAGGTTTATTGAAAAGTTCATTTTAAACCTCCTAACACTGAGGTTATATAAAGTGTTCTTTGAATAATTTGCCCTGAAGCACTGTAAGTGTAGTTAATCACTTCCATTGGCCTTGCACTCAAGACAACAAGTATCAAAACAAGCAAGAAAGGTGCAACAAGTAACCACTGATTGAAGTTTTTAAAACTCTTATCTCCGTTAGAAAACATAACGGCAAAAACTTTATAGAAGTATACACCTTCAACAATCGCCAAACCAAGGATAAAAGCAAATCCAATGTAGCCTAAAATTCCTTGGAAGTCTAAGATATTTTGAAGAATTGCAATCTTTGTAAAGAAGCCCAAAAAAGGAGGAATACCTATAAGTGAAAGAGCAGCAAAAACAAACAAAATCGAGGTGAAAATGTGCTGCTTTCCAAAACCTCTTAAATCCTCAATATCTCGCACACCTGCACTCTCAATCATGATACCCGACGTTAAAAATAAGATTGCTTTTGAAATAGAGTGATTTATAATTTGGGAAAGTGAAGCAGATATTGCACCTTGTGTGCCAACTGAGAAAGCAAGCACAAACAACCCTGTTTGACCAATTGTAGAATATGCAAGCATCCTCTTTATATCCTTTTGGTAGAAAGCGGCTATTTCTCCAAAGAATAAGGTAAGTAAGGCTATAATGTAAAGATAAGGGATAAACGCTGAATAATTAAACACGGTAACAATAACTCTAATGATTGAATAGATTGCAGTAGTTGTAATGATACCAGAAAGCATTGCAGATACACCAGATGGCGCTGCGGGGTGTGCATCGGGAAGCCATGAATTTAAAGGGAACAAGGCGCCTTCAACTGCTAAGCCAAAAAATATCAAAACAAAAGGAATGAGTTTGCTATAGGCACTTAAGGTGTCAAGCTTCGAAGCGATGTGTGCCATATTCAATGTGCCAGTTTGGGCATAAACAAGCACAACGCCAAGAAGTATAAGAGAGCCTGCCAACATACCAAGCACAACGTATTTAAAGCCTGCTTCAATGGCATCACTATTTCTTAAATACCCAACAAGCCCAAAGGAAGAAATTGACAGAACTTCAAATGCTACAAACATATTGAATAAATCACCTGTTATAGTAATCCATGTAGAAGACATTATAAGTAATAAAAATAGAATGTGGAATCTATCGCTTGGTTCTTCTTTTACGTAGAAGATATTGTAGAAAGATATTACCGCACCAAGTAAGTTAACAAGGAGAAGAATTAAATAATTAAATTTATCCACTGCCAAAACAATTGCAAATGGTGCAGTTAAACCTGCCGTGCCACCAATAACGATATTACCACCAAAGACTTCAACCCCAATAAAATAGACAATAACAAGATTTATTAAACTAGCTAAAAGCGGAATGAACTTTATAACCTTTTTAGTGAAAGGCGCAATAATAATTGAAAGAAAAGCAAAAAATAGCGGTAAAGCAACTAAAAGAGTTGGATTAGCTAAGTTTACCATTTCAGACTCCTTATTTTCTTTACATTCAATGTGCCATACTTTCTATACAAAAGCACAACAAACGCAGCAGCAAGAGCTAATTCAGAAGCGCCTATGACAATTGAAGTAAGAGTTAGAGCTTGTGGCACTGGGTCAACCATCGAGGCAGCATTTCGCACATTAAAAGTAAATATGGGTGCCTCTTTACCATCTATATAGCCAATGGAAACAATGAGTAAATTTATTCCAGTTTCAATAAGGTCAAGTCCGATGATTTTTTTAATAAGGTTACTTTTTATAATTAAAGCGTATAATCCAATACCAATGATGATCAATGCTGTAATATAGAAAATCATCTATTCACCTCCAGTGCACTTTACTTCACAAAAGAGATCGTCAACAATATTTGCAAGCTCAGAACCAACTTTTAATCCAACACCAATGTAGATAGGGAGAATTATTCCACCTGAAAGTAAATCAAAGAGCGTTCCGTTGGGAAGAACGTTTGCAAGAAATGAATCTCTCATAAAATAACCAAGTAAACCAACAATAACGTATGTTAACCCACCAAGTCCTTCAACAAGATAAAACTTTTTTCTATCAATTGATGTTTCTTCATAAGCAAGATAGAGTAAAAGGAAACCTGTTGCAATAAGCGCCCCACCCTGAAAACCACCACCAGGTGTTAAATGGCCATGCATGAAGATGTAAGCACCAGTTAATAAAATAAAAGGAAAAACAATCCTTGTTCCGATTTTTGTAACAAAGTTTGCTTTAACGTAAGTCATTTTTCTTTTTTTATCTTCTATAAACAAAAGCACAGCAACACCTAAGGCAGCTGTAAAAAGAACAGTCACTTCACCTAAGGTATCAAATCCTCTGTAAAATAGAGTTACCGAGGTAACCACATTTGCTGCTCCAGTTTGAGGGATTGTTTCTTCAAGATAATATTTTCCTACATCCATTTTATCAACGCCAAAAGGAGTCCCTCTCAAAAACATTGCAATGGCAGAAACGATGATGAGGATAAAAATCCCGTAAATAATTTTTCTAATCATCTTTATCCTCCTTTTCTGTCTTCTTTACAGCAATAACATAGATTGCCATTGTAAGTGCAGCGCCAATTGCCGCTTCAGACATTGCAACATCGGGTGCTTGTAAAATAAGGAAAATCAACGAAACTATAAGACTTGCTGCTCCCATAAATATTACTGCTGCAAGAAGGTCTTTCACTTCTATTGAAATGAGAGAAAGCCCAATGGATGCAAGAAGAAGAATGTATGAAAAAATAAGCACAACTGGATTCATTGTCTATTCACCTTCTTTCTCTCTGAATTTATCTACTACTGTTTTATTAGTTAGTGGTGATTTTGCTTTATAAGCTGCTCTAATGAGCGCAGAGCCAGAAATAGGTGCAGTGATAAGAATAAAAACCGCAAGAATAATTGACTTTATAAGAATGTCTTCTCTCATCAAGCCGATCCCAATAATAGAAGAAATAGCTCCAAGTGTTGTTGATTTAGTTGCTGCTTGCATCCTTGTATATAAATCTGGAAGCCTTAATAATCCTATTGCGGAAACAAGAAAGAAAAACACCCCCACAAACATTAAAATATAGCCAATAACTACAGACACACTCATAAATTAAAGCCCCCTTTCGATGAACCTTGCAACAACAAGAACTCCCACAAATGAGATAATTGCATATACAATTGCAACATCCATATAGAAAGACCTTTCAAAGATAAAAGCAAAAAACACGAATAAAGCAATTGTAAGAGTTGTTATTGCATCAAGAGCCATAGCCCTATTAGGAGTATCGTTTCCCTTAATAAGCCTAATGAGCATAAGAAGAAAAGAAATAGTCATAAAAGCAAGATAAATTACATCTACAAGTTTCATGAAAAGATCTCCTCTAAAAATTTTTCAAAAGGGCCAACAATTGATTTTGTTGCTCCCTCTACAGATTCATCTTCAACAACAATCCAATGCACAAAAAGTTCATCACCATCAATGTCCATAGTAATAGTCCCGGGAGTAAGCGTTATTGAGTTAGCAAGCGCAAGTTTTCCAACGTCAGTTTTCAAATTGGTTTTTACTTTCACAATGCCAGGTTTAATAGGTAAGCTTGGAGAAAGAACAATTATTGCCATAATGATATTTGCTTTAATAACCTGATAGATATAATATGGAATATACACAACAAAATAAAAAAACTTTTTTGGATGTAAATGCGACAAACCATGTTCAGTAAACAAATTCGCACTACCCAAGGAAATAATGAGTGAAATTAAGAAACCAAATACAAGTTCAGATAAAGCAAAACTCTCTGTTAAAAGGATCCATGTTAAGAAGAGTAGAAGGGTTTCAAAGATTACTTTGCTTAGATAGTTTGCTTTTTCCATCATTCACCACCTTTCTTTTAAATTTCAAATCTGCCAAGAAAATTTTAAATGTTTTATCAAATAAGTCAAGTTTAATGTTTTTCAAAATCCTATTTTGTGAAATAAAAGAACATTGTATAATTCAATAAGAAAAAGAAATTTTAAAGTTAATATAAAAGTTTTACAAGTGCTTAAAAGTATTTTAAATTGCGTGTTTTAATTAATTCTAAAATATTTGTGAAAAAATGAATTTTTTGTGTTTTAAAAAATTTTAATAAACTATTTGTTTTATTTAGTTATTGTGATATAATTTGATATTGCAATATTTAAATTTGTTATTTTAATAACATACTGATGCAACTTTATGCTAAGAAAATATGTAATTAACAAATTACTTAAGTGATAAAGAAGTATAAAAATAGAGTAATAATTTAAAAATTTTTAGTTAAGGAGGTATAGATGGAAGAATTTGATGTAATTGTTATTGGCTCAGGAAGCGCAGGCTATGTATCAGCAATTAGGCTTGCGGATCTTGGGAAAAGTGTATTAATTGTTGAAGAAAGAACTCTTGGTGGAACATGCCTTAACAGAGGTTGTATCCCTACAAAAGCCATTCTTAAAGCTTCGGATGTCTATAGAGAGTCACTTGAATCAAAAGTTTTTGGCATCCATGTAGAAAATGTAAGTTATAATAGTGAAGAAATTAAAAAATGGAAAGAAATTGTTGTAAAGAAACTCGTTTCCGGAGTTGATTTTCTTCTTAAGGCAAGAAAAGTGCAAATAAAATACGGCAAAGGTTATATTGTAGATGGAAATACTGTTGAAGTTCAGACAGAGACAGGTAAAGAAATTTTTAAAGGAAAGGATATAATTATTGCAACGGGTTCAGAACCTGCGATGATCCCTGCCTTTAAAATTGACCACACAAATGTGCTTACTTCAGATGATGCCTTAGAACTTACAAGTTATCCAAAAGAAATTGTAATTGTTGGTGCAGGAGCTATAGGAATGGAATTTGCTACCTTTTTTAATGCATTTAATATAAAAGTAACTGTCGTGGAAATGATGGAAACAGTCACACCTACCTTACAAGATAAAAGACTTACCAATCTAATACAAAGAATATACGAGAAAAAAGGGGTTGTATTTAAATTGGGCAAAAAAATCGAGAACATCGAAACTAAAGAAAATAAAGTTTATTTAACACTAAACGATGGAGAAGTTATTGAAACAGAAAAAGTGCTTGTTTCGATAGGAAGAAAATTAAATTCAGAGAATATTGGTCTTGAAAAATTAAATATCAAAACAGAAAAAGGGAAAATATTAGTAGACGAATACTTAAGGACAAATGTAGAACACCACTATGCAATAGGAGATGTTACAGGAGGTTTATTGCTTGCACACAAAGCAATGAAGGAAGGAGAAACTGTAGCTGAAATCATTGCAGGAAACGATAAGAAAATGGATTATAGAGTTGTGCCATGGGCAATATTTACAACTCCAGAAATCGCTTCCGTTGGATTCACAGAAGAAGAAGCAAAGAAGAAAGAGGTTGAAGTGGTAGTTGGAGAGTTCCCATTTACCGCAAACGGAAAAGCCGTTTCAATGAATGCAACAGAGGGAATTGTTAAAGTTGTTGCAAAGAAAGACACAAAAGAAATCATTGGAGCACAAATTGTTGGTCCTGAAGCTTCAGTTATGATAGCAGAGTTAGCACTTGCAGTAAAAAATAATCTCACATTAAATGATGTTGCAGATACGATACATACACACCCAACACTTCCAGAAGCAACAATGGAAGCAACTAAAGTGCCACTTGGTGAAGTAGTCCATATGGTAGTAAGAAAATAGGACTTGCTTTTTAAAAAATAAAAAAATGGGGGCACAAGCCCCCACTTTTTGGTATTAAAAATCAATTCCTGGAATTTTTGCCTTTATCTCAAGAAGTTCTTTTTCCTTTTCGACCTCTTTTGCAAAACGCTCTTCTCTTGCAAAATTCTTGTATTCAGGTTTTTGGAATGAATATGTGAAATTTGTATGGATATCGTATCTTCCTTCCATGATAGCAACGGTATCCTCAGTCATAACTAACTCTTCATCCGTTGGGATGACAAAAATTTTAACTTTAGAACCTTTTCCTGTTATGTCCGTTTCAGCGTTCCTTGTCATGGAAATATTGTTTTTCCTTTCATCAATTATTACACCAAAATTCTCAAGGCCTTTTAAAGCTTTTTCTCTAAAGATTGGCCCCATCTCGCCAACACCTGCTGTAAATACAATTGCATCGACTCTTCCTAAAACACCCATATAGGCAGAGATATATTTTTTCAACCTGTAGGTTTCAATTTCAATGGCAAGTTGGGCAAGTTCGTCTCCATTTTCTGCTGATTCTTCAACATCTCTTCTATCGGTGTATTTTCCTTTTGTAATACCAAAAATACCACTTTTCTTATTTAAAACATTATTCATCTCTTTTACGGATAGCCCAAGCTTTTCCATCATGTAGAGATCAATTGCTGCATCATGGTCGCCTGCCCTTGTACCCATTACCAAACCCTCAAGAGGTGTAAAGCCCATACTCGTATCAACTGAAATGCCATCTTTCACTGCATTTATGCTTGCACCATTGCCAAGGTGTGCAATGACCAAATTTGTCTCAAATGGACTTTTACCAAGTAGAACAGAGGCTCTCTTTGCAACATAAAGGAAAGAAGTGCCATGAAAACCATACCGTCTTATTCTATTTTTTTCATACCATTCATAAGGCAATGCATAAATAAATGCATGCTTTGGCATTGTTTGATGCCATGCCGTATCCATTATCGCAATGTGAGGAATATCAGGGAGCACACTTTTTGCTGCCTTAATACCCATAATATTGGGTGGATTGTGTAATGGGGCAAGATCCTGCAATTCCTCAAATACACTCAAGGCTTCATCTGTTATTAAAACAGATTTATTAAACTTTTCTCCGCCATGCACCACTCTGTGACCAACTGCCTTAATGTCTTTTACATTTTCGATAACACCAACTTCTTTGTCGGTTAAGGTTTTAATGACAAGATCAATTGCTTCTTTGTGAGTTGGGCATTCATGATAGATCTTTACTGAGTCTCTTCCTGGGACTTCGTGTTTTATAAAAGAGCCACCTATAGTAACTCTTTCAACAATTCCACTTGCAACAATTCTTCTTTCATTCCATTTATAAAGTTGATACTTTACAGAAGAACTTCCACAATTGAAAGTTAAAACATCCATACTAATCCCCCATTCTATTTTTCATTAGATATGAGATTATATACAATTTTTGTGTTAAGTCAACATCTTGTATCACGGTCCTTTTTCTTGTTTTAATGTTTAGAGTCATTGGTGTAAAATTTAAAATGCCTTTTATCTTGCTTGTTGCTAAAACTTTTGAAACTTTTTCAACTGCACTTATAGGCACAGCAACAATTGCTATTTCAATATTTTCCTTATTAACAATTTCATTAAAACTATCAATGTGGTAGATAGGAATATTAGAAATTTTTTTGCCAACTTTTTCTGGATCTATATCAAAAAGGGCTTTTACTTCGTAGCCAACTTCTTTAAAGCCAGGATAACGTGAAAGAGCACTGCCTAAAGAACCTGCACCAATTATGGCAATAGACCACTTCCTTTTAACTTTGAGAATTTTGTCAATTCTTTTTGCAAGTTTACTAACATCGTAACCTTCTCCTGTTTTACCAAATTTGCCAAAATAAGAAAAATCTTTTCTAACTTGCTCAGGTGTTGTTCGAGTAAAAGAAGCAAACTCTTTTGAAGAGATTGTTTTAACTCCATTTTCTTTTAAATGTCTTAAACATCTAACGTAAAGTGCCAATCTTTCTATTGTAGGATATGGAACATCCATTTTTACCTCCCATCTTTTTTTCACAAATATAATAAATTTTTATAGAGCATTTCATAAATTATGTAATGCAAATTTATCACTTTTATTTGTATCAAAATTAAAAATCTTGTCAAGAGAAAAATTTGGAAAAGTCATCCACTAAAATAGGGAGAGTAAAACACCAACATTAAAAAGTTACAAAAACATAAACGGATGAGATTCTTCGGGCTTACGCCCTCAGAATGACACCCTCTTGTCATCCTGAGCATTTTTTTCCTTTGTCATCCTGAGCGATAGCGAAGGATCTTGAAGTTGAGGGAGTAAACAGAACCACCTCATTACTCCCCCTGAAAGCCAAAAAAAGAATAAACGACGAGATTCTTCCTCGTTCACTACGTTCGCTCGTCAGAATGACACCACCCTGTCATCCTGAGCTCTTCCTTCCCTGTCATCCTGAGCCGTCTTTGCGAAGGATCTAATCTTTTTGGGGGAGTATCGAGGGGAGGACTTTCCACCCCCTCGAATAAAGGATGAGATTCTTCGCCAGCAAAAGGACGCCTCGTCAGAATGACACTACCATGTCATCCTGAGCGATAGCGACGAAGGATCTCAAATTTGAGGGGGACACCCCCTCAA from Caldisericaceae bacterium encodes:
- the lpdA gene encoding dihydrolipoyl dehydrogenase, which produces MEEFDVIVIGSGSAGYVSAIRLADLGKSVLIVEERTLGGTCLNRGCIPTKAILKASDVYRESLESKVFGIHVENVSYNSEEIKKWKEIVVKKLVSGVDFLLKARKVQIKYGKGYIVDGNTVEVQTETGKEIFKGKDIIIATGSEPAMIPAFKIDHTNVLTSDDALELTSYPKEIVIVGAGAIGMEFATFFNAFNIKVTVVEMMETVTPTLQDKRLTNLIQRIYEKKGVVFKLGKKIENIETKENKVYLTLNDGEVIETEKVLVSIGRKLNSENIGLEKLNIKTEKGKILVDEYLRTNVEHHYAIGDVTGGLLLAHKAMKEGETVAEIIAGNDKKMDYRVVPWAIFTTPEIASVGFTEEEAKKKEVEVVVGEFPFTANGKAVSMNATEGIVKVVAKKDTKEIIGAQIVGPEASVMIAELALAVKNNLTLNDVADTIHTHPTLPEATMEATKVPLGEVVHMVVRK
- a CDS encoding redox-sensing transcriptional repressor Rex: MDVPYPTIERLALYVRCLRHLKENGVKTISSKEFASFTRTTPEQVRKDFSYFGKFGKTGEGYDVSKLAKRIDKILKVKRKWSIAIIGAGSLGSALSRYPGFKEVGYEVKALFDIDPEKVGKKISNIPIYHIDSFNEIVNKENIEIAIVAVPISAVEKVSKVLATSKIKGILNFTPMTLNIKTRKRTVIQDVDLTQKLYIISYLMKNRMGD
- a CDS encoding Na+/H+ antiporter subunit E, producing the protein MEKANYLSKVIFETLLLFLTWILLTESFALSELVFGFLISLIISLGSANLFTEHGLSHLHPKKFFYFVVYIPYYIYQVIKANIIMAIIVLSPSLPIKPGIVKVKTNLKTDVGKLALANSITLTPGTITMDIDGDELFVHWIVVEDESVEGATKSIVGPFEKFLEEIFS
- a CDS encoding Na(+)/H(+) antiporter subunit B, with the protein product MIRKIIYGIFILIIVSAIAMFLRGTPFGVDKMDVGKYYLEETIPQTGAANVVTSVTLFYRGFDTLGEVTVLFTAALGVAVLLFIEDKKRKMTYVKANFVTKIGTRIVFPFILLTGAYIFMHGHLTPGGGFQGGALIATGFLLLYLAYEETSIDRKKFYLVEGLGGLTYVIVGLLGYFMRDSFLANVLPNGTLFDLLSGGIILPIYIGVGLKVGSELANIVDDLFCEVKCTGGE
- a CDS encoding cation:proton antiporter (subunit F of antiporter complex involved in resistance to high concentrations of Na+, K+, Li+ and/or alkali) translates to MKLVDVIYLAFMTISFLLMLIRLIKGNDTPNRAMALDAITTLTIALFVFFAFIFERSFYMDVAIVYAIISFVGVLVVARFIERGL
- a CDS encoding DUF4040 domain-containing protein — its product is MNPVVLIFSYILLLASIGLSLISIEVKDLLAAVIFMGAASLIVSLIFLILQAPDVAMSEAAIGAALTMAIYVIAVKKTEKEDKDD
- a CDS encoding sodium:proton antiporter, encoding MIFYITALIIIGIGLYALIIKSNLIKKIIGLDLIETGINLLIVSIGYIDGKEAPIFTFNVRNAASMVDPVPQALTLTSIVIGASELALAAAFVVLLYRKYGTLNVKKIRSLKW
- the mnhG gene encoding monovalent cation/H(+) antiporter subunit G, with product MSVSVVIGYILMFVGVFFFLVSAIGLLRLPDLYTRMQAATKSTTLGAISSIIGIGLMREDILIKSIILAVFILITAPISGSALIRAAYKAKSPLTNKTVVDKFREKEGE
- a CDS encoding acetate kinase, whose amino-acid sequence is MDVLTFNCGSSSVKYQLYKWNERRIVASGIVERVTIGGSFIKHEVPGRDSVKIYHECPTHKEAIDLVIKTLTDKEVGVIENVKDIKAVGHRVVHGGEKFNKSVLITDEALSVFEELQDLAPLHNPPNIMGIKAAKSVLPDIPHIAIMDTAWHQTMPKHAFIYALPYEWYEKNRIRRYGFHGTSFLYVAKRASVLLGKSPFETNLVIAHLGNGASINAVKDGISVDTSMGFTPLEGLVMGTRAGDHDAAIDLYMMEKLGLSVKEMNNVLNKKSGIFGITKGKYTDRRDVEESAENGDELAQLAIEIETYRLKKYISAYMGVLGRVDAIVFTAGVGEMGPIFREKALKGLENFGVIIDERKNNISMTRNAETDITGKGSKVKIFVIPTDEELVMTEDTVAIMEGRYDIHTNFTYSFQKPEYKNFAREERFAKEVEKEKELLEIKAKIPGIDF